The nucleotide window AAAAATCTTTAGGACGAGGAAAATCACGATAATTCCACCAATAATCACTTTGATCATCATGTTTTAATTCTGGAGTATACATGTTAGATAGTAAATAAAGATCAGAAGCAAGGTCAATATTGGATCCAAACCAATATAAGTATGCCGAACCTCCACTTCTATAAGTCGAAGTGTTAGCCATATCTACCATATTACCTAAGTCTTCTCTATTTGAAAAATCTTTGGCTTTACACATATCTCCTACATCATCTTTAGAAAATATTGTATTACCAGTAGAATCTTTATCTTTAACTTGCAGACTTAACTTTTCTTTATCAAAATATATCCCAGACATAGCATAGCGTTGAATACTATTAGCTGCCTGATAATAGGGAACTTCTTGATATACCTTAACTGCGGTGGTTTGTTTATCATTATCAATAATGATACAATTTGCTGCTAGCTTGGCAAGCCCTGTACCATCTTGATTATTGCCTGTACTAACTGGTATAAACTTCAAGCTAGTTACTGAGCATTGGTTGATTTTATTGTCTTTAATAGCAAAGCTATCTTCTGACAAAAATGGTCGCTCTGATTTAAAAATATTATTATTAATTATTTCATATAAATCCTGATTATCAATTACTGATAAACCACTCTTGGTAGCAGTTAGCATTTCTTCAAATTGCTTGTCGTAAGTTTTATTCAGCTCTATTTCTGCTTGTAAAAAACCTTCCACCCCTGTTGCTTTTATGTCTCTTAGATTGATATTATCCATACGAATATCTGCACCACAGGCATATTTATAGGTTAGCTGGGCTAACTGCATATTATACATTTCCTGATATGCAGTAAATAGCTCCGCTTGATTAATCAAAATTTGCTGATTATAATAACTCACAAAATCCATCAAATCACCATTAGATGATATTGAATTTAATGATTTCATATAATCTTTCTTACGTGCCAATAGTCGATTAAATATACTGCCTGCATTTTGGCTATCTTTATATTTTGTCTTATAGTTTGAATACAGCTCATATGTATTCATCGATGAATTAATTGATTTTAACTGTGATGTTGATGCTTTATCTGTGGCAATTTCTTTTGCATTCATTGCATCTATTGCCATTAATGCACTGTAATGACAGTTGTTTTTAGCATAATTAAACAGTTCTTCTGGTTGTGTTGCAGTAAAATCACCAAAGATTTTCTGATCTTTATATTGCAGGTATTTGGCTTTAACCGCATTATTATCATTTACAATCTCAGCTAAAGTATTCTGAACATTGGCTGTCATCTGGGCTTTATAAAAGCTATCTAGCGTCTGTTTACTTATACTACCAATAGCCAATGCTACGTCAACCTTACCAATAATATCATCCAATTTTTTATCCATTGAGTCCAATTTATCCAAAATTGGCTTATTTGGGTCAGTCGCAGGACCAAATATTAAAAACATCAGGAAGTCTATCCCTGTATTTACTGCTAATTTTTTAAATCCAAGAGGCATATCAAATGCTGCGCCAATAATTCCTTTTACTACATAGTTAGAGGCTGTTTTGGCATCTGTTGGAAAGCTTTTTGCGGTTGCTACTGTATTGTTGGCTTGCATTGCATTGTTACCAAGGCGACTAGGATCATTATCATCACCTGCATTTGGTATGCATCCAGTTACAGATAAGCTTACACTACCACCGATTATTAGTGAACAAATTAGTTTATTTAATTTCATTATATTTCCCTTGAAAATGATATATTAAGAATATTTATTTCTTCAGAAGTCATTATATCTGACACTATGAATCCCGAACATAGTCAATTTTGACGATGTTCCAATGCGCTAAAAAAATGAGCGTCATAATAGCTTGTCTGTTATAATTAAATGTTTATATGCCATAATTAAGGATAGATAATGAGTGAAGAAAATACTCAGGGAATCAAGCTACGCGACGAGAAAAAGTTAGCCCGAATTCCAATCAAGGTAGTTCCTCTTACCGAACCATTAAAAAAACCGGAATGGATCAAGGTAAAACTACCAACTGGAGAAAATTTTAACAGAGTAAAAAATCTTCTAAGAGAACATAAACTACATACGGTTTGCGAAGAAGCTAGTTGTCCAAATATCGGCGAATGTTTTAATAAAGGTACTGCTACCTTTATGATTATGGGTGATATTTGTACTCGGCGTTGTCCGTTTTGTGATGTCGGGCATGGTAGACCAAACCCGTTGAATCCGGATGAGCCAAAAGAATTAGCCCGCTCGGTGGATATTTTGAAACTTAAATATGTAGTTGTGACTAGTGTTGATCGCGATGATTTACGTGATGGTGGCGCACAGCATTTTGTTGATTGTATCAATGCTATCCGTGAAGTACGTCCACAGACCAAGATTGAAACTCTTGTCCCTGATTTCCGTGGTCGTTTGGATAAGGCATTAGATATTTTAACGGCCAATCCACCAGATGTTTTAAATCACAATCTAGAAACTGTGCCACGCTTATATAAAGCACAACGTCCAGGATCTGATCTTCAGCATTCCTTAAATCTACTTAAAGAATTTAAGGCTCGTTGTCCAGATGTCCCAACAAAATCTGGAATCATGGTTGGCTTAGGTGAAACTAAAGAAGAAATCAAAGACTTAATGGTATTAATGCGCGAGCATAATATTGAGATGATAACTATTGGGCAATATTTGCAACCATCCAAACATCATTCGCCTGTTTTACGATATGTAACTCCAGATGAATTTAAAGAATTGGAAGATTTTGCTTATCAAATCGGCTTTAAACATGCTGCAGTTGGTGCTCTGGTTCGTTCGAGCTATCATGCGGATGAGCAAGCGCATAGCGCTGGAGTTGAATACTAGGATAGATATGAGTATTCTAAAAAAATTATTTTTAGCTGCCGTAATCTCAGGCAGCTTTTTACTGGCAAATGCCCAGAAAACACCACAACAATGCACGTTAATCAGTGGAACTATCATTCAAC belongs to Aquella oligotrophica and includes:
- the lipA gene encoding lipoyl synthase, giving the protein MSEENTQGIKLRDEKKLARIPIKVVPLTEPLKKPEWIKVKLPTGENFNRVKNLLREHKLHTVCEEASCPNIGECFNKGTATFMIMGDICTRRCPFCDVGHGRPNPLNPDEPKELARSVDILKLKYVVVTSVDRDDLRDGGAQHFVDCINAIREVRPQTKIETLVPDFRGRLDKALDILTANPPDVLNHNLETVPRLYKAQRPGSDLQHSLNLLKEFKARCPDVPTKSGIMVGLGETKEEIKDLMVLMREHNIEMITIGQYLQPSKHHSPVLRYVTPDEFKELEDFAYQIGFKHAAVGALVRSSYHADEQAHSAGVEY